The proteins below are encoded in one region of Bremerella sp. P1:
- a CDS encoding efflux RND transporter permease subunit yields MLNNIILFALRNRLVIVMAALAVIVVGSVITVRLPIDVLPNLTRPRVVVIAESHGLSPEEVEQRITYVLERSLIGASGVQAVRSSSDIGFSVIYVEFDWGTDIYTARQIVQERLALEQDNLPPETDVQMAPMSSLLGQIMIVGMWSDDGTTSPLEIRTMADWTVRQRLLTIPGVAQVIPMGGGRKQYQVLVDLHKMHQYDLQLGDIEKALSESNLNVTGGYVDRSSQEFLVRGLGLLKTIDDIKDVPLTTDRERPVLMRHVAEIQEGAQIKRGDSSVNGRDAVVLTIQKQPNVDTRLITEQINQAIADLKLAMPKDVQIETTYQQREFIDHSVTNVIDALRDGAILVVIILFIFLFNFRTTFITVTAIPLSILVTSLIFYFLGMSINVMTLGGIAVAMGELVDDAIVDVENIFRRLKANAKLENPRPVLGVIFDASVEVRNAIIISTVLVIVVFAPLFALSGMEGRLFTPLGVAYIISILASTLVSLTVTPVLSYYLLPNAKATHQGDGFFLRFLKWIAQPIIRAGLTQNGIAMILSGVLIAVVGSGFLVTRLGTDFLPPFDEGAVQVNLFAPPGTSLATSRKIAKLVDDELGKLTKSEENPDGPLLWYTTKTGRAEQDEHAMGVNVTETVISLNPDVHNGRDEMIAILHEATKDVPGVEIEIEQPIAHLISHMLSGVTAQIAIKIYGDDLTELRRTANNVKNAIADIEGIAPPVVEQQAMIPQFRVELKRDALAYYGVPASYVNETVETALNGKVVTQLYQGQRTFDVLVRLEDRYRTDLESLDRYPLELADGRRVPLSVLANVYEAGGPNTIKREDGRRRIVVRVNTLGKDLGTAVAEIDERIREDVEFPEGYFFTMGGQFEAQQSASTRIFGLSIVALLVTFVVLYSAYPSTSVVLQILFSLPAAFVGGVLALLITGQTLSIAALVGFISLGGIAARNGLLLVSTYLEQYREEGFTQQMIINGSLERLAPVLMTALTTGIGLVPLVIGGSQPGKEMLFPVATVILGGLVTSTFCEFLVRPGMFWFFGKKAAERLGVDEASPEELT; encoded by the coding sequence ATGTTGAACAACATTATTCTGTTCGCCCTCCGCAATCGGCTGGTCATCGTCATGGCGGCGTTGGCAGTTATTGTTGTGGGCAGTGTCATTACCGTGCGATTACCGATCGACGTGCTGCCGAACCTGACCCGGCCGCGGGTGGTGGTTATCGCTGAATCGCATGGGCTCTCGCCGGAAGAAGTCGAACAGCGCATCACGTACGTGCTGGAGCGAAGCCTCATTGGTGCCTCTGGCGTGCAGGCAGTGCGTAGTTCTTCCGATATTGGATTCTCGGTCATCTATGTCGAGTTCGACTGGGGAACCGATATCTACACCGCTCGCCAGATTGTCCAGGAACGCCTGGCGCTGGAGCAAGATAATCTGCCGCCGGAAACCGATGTGCAGATGGCCCCGATGTCATCGCTGTTGGGGCAGATCATGATCGTCGGCATGTGGAGCGACGACGGCACGACCTCGCCGCTGGAAATCCGGACGATGGCCGACTGGACCGTGCGGCAACGTCTGCTCACGATTCCAGGTGTCGCCCAGGTAATTCCCATGGGAGGCGGACGAAAGCAGTACCAGGTGCTGGTCGATCTGCACAAGATGCATCAGTACGACCTGCAACTGGGCGACATTGAGAAAGCGCTCAGCGAAAGCAACCTGAACGTTACCGGGGGCTACGTCGATCGAAGCTCGCAAGAGTTTCTCGTCCGCGGCCTGGGGCTCTTGAAAACGATCGATGACATCAAAGACGTGCCCCTCACGACCGATCGCGAGCGTCCTGTTCTGATGCGGCACGTTGCCGAAATCCAAGAAGGTGCCCAGATCAAACGAGGTGATTCCAGTGTCAACGGCCGCGATGCGGTGGTGCTGACCATTCAGAAGCAGCCCAACGTCGATACGCGACTGATCACCGAGCAAATCAACCAGGCAATCGCCGACTTGAAACTGGCGATGCCGAAAGATGTGCAGATCGAAACGACCTACCAACAGCGTGAGTTCATCGACCATAGCGTGACCAACGTGATCGATGCCCTACGTGACGGGGCCATCCTGGTCGTCATCATCCTGTTCATCTTCCTCTTCAACTTCCGCACGACCTTCATCACCGTGACGGCGATTCCACTTTCGATTCTCGTCACGTCGCTGATCTTCTACTTCCTCGGCATGTCGATCAACGTGATGACCCTCGGCGGCATCGCGGTGGCCATGGGGGAACTGGTCGACGATGCGATTGTCGACGTCGAAAACATCTTCCGGCGACTCAAAGCAAACGCGAAGCTCGAAAACCCTCGGCCGGTTCTGGGGGTCATCTTCGATGCGAGTGTCGAAGTGCGAAACGCGATCATTATCAGCACCGTGCTGGTGATCGTCGTCTTCGCCCCGCTGTTCGCACTCAGTGGCATGGAAGGCCGTTTGTTCACTCCGCTGGGTGTGGCTTACATCATCTCGATTCTCGCTTCGACGCTGGTTTCGCTGACGGTCACGCCGGTCCTTTCGTACTATCTGCTTCCCAACGCCAAGGCCACGCACCAGGGTGATGGCTTCTTCCTGCGATTTCTGAAGTGGATTGCCCAACCGATTATCCGGGCTGGTCTCACCCAGAATGGGATCGCCATGATCCTTTCTGGCGTTTTGATCGCGGTAGTGGGCAGCGGCTTCCTGGTGACACGATTGGGAACCGACTTTCTGCCTCCGTTCGATGAAGGTGCGGTGCAGGTCAACTTGTTCGCTCCTCCAGGCACCTCCCTGGCAACCAGCCGCAAGATTGCCAAGCTGGTCGATGACGAACTGGGTAAGCTGACCAAGAGCGAAGAGAATCCGGACGGTCCCCTGCTGTGGTACACGACCAAAACCGGCCGGGCCGAGCAGGACGAACATGCCATGGGGGTCAATGTGACCGAGACCGTCATTTCGCTCAATCCGGATGTTCACAACGGACGCGACGAAATGATCGCGATTCTGCACGAGGCCACCAAGGACGTTCCTGGCGTCGAGATTGAAATCGAACAGCCGATCGCTCACTTGATCAGCCACATGCTGTCCGGGGTGACCGCGCAGATCGCCATCAAGATCTATGGAGACGATCTCACGGAGCTTCGCCGTACGGCCAACAACGTGAAGAATGCCATAGCCGATATCGAAGGCATTGCTCCACCGGTGGTCGAGCAGCAAGCGATGATTCCCCAGTTTCGCGTTGAATTGAAACGAGACGCCCTGGCGTACTACGGTGTGCCTGCTTCGTACGTCAACGAGACTGTCGAAACGGCCCTGAACGGGAAGGTCGTTACGCAGCTGTACCAAGGGCAACGCACGTTCGATGTGCTGGTTCGGCTGGAAGATCGCTATCGAACCGACCTAGAGAGCCTCGACCGGTATCCATTGGAATTGGCCGACGGCAGGCGCGTACCACTTTCGGTGCTGGCCAATGTCTACGAAGCTGGTGGACCGAACACGATCAAGCGCGAAGATGGTCGTCGCCGCATCGTCGTTCGCGTCAACACACTGGGCAAAGACCTCGGTACGGCCGTGGCCGAAATCGACGAGCGTATCCGCGAAGATGTCGAGTTCCCGGAAGGGTACTTCTTCACGATGGGAGGCCAGTTTGAAGCCCAGCAAAGTGCCAGCACGCGGATCTTTGGTCTTTCGATCGTGGCGTTGCTGGTCACGTTCGTCGTGCTGTACTCGGCGTATCCGTCGACCAGCGTCGTGCTGCAGATCCTGTTCAGCTTGCCGGCGGCATTTGTCGGTGGTGTGCTGGCCCTGCTGATCACCGGGCAAACGCTTTCGATCGCGGCCCTGGTCGGGTTCATTTCGCTGGGTGGTATCGCAGCCCGTAACGGCCTGCTGTTGGTCTCGACCTACTTAGAGCAATACCGCGAAGAAGGCTTCACGCAACAGATGATCATCAACGGTAGCCTGGAACGCCTGGCTCCGGTGCTGATGACCGCACTGACCACTGGCATCGGCCTGGTTCCGCTGGTGATCGGTGGAAGCCAACCGGGCAAGGAGATGCTCTTCCCGGTGGCGACAGTCATCCTGGGCGGGCTGGTCACCAGCACGTTCTGCGAGTTCCTGGTCCGCCCTGGCATGTTCTGGTTCTTCGGCAAAAAAGCTGCCGAGCGACTTGGCGTCGACGAGGCTTCGCCGGAAGAGCTGACCTAG
- a CDS encoding DUF6768 family protein, which translates to MSEKNIDDEIRAALSAEDARLLEQFADDPSILEVTIKSMNDRFRWVNVVGMVFLLLFVVLGFLSAWQFYLATEMKPLIGWALAVMFCITTVSMMKMWYWMLINRYDATREIKRLELQVARLSQRLGAN; encoded by the coding sequence ATGTCTGAGAAGAACATTGACGATGAAATTCGAGCCGCGCTATCCGCCGAGGATGCCCGGCTGCTGGAGCAGTTCGCCGACGACCCATCGATTCTGGAAGTAACGATCAAGTCGATGAACGATCGCTTCCGCTGGGTGAACGTGGTCGGGATGGTCTTTTTGTTGCTGTTCGTGGTACTGGGGTTCCTGAGTGCCTGGCAGTTTTACCTGGCCACCGAAATGAAACCGCTAATCGGCTGGGCGTTGGCTGTCATGTTCTGCATCACGACGGTCAGCATGATGAAGATGTGGTACTGGATGCTGATCAACCGCTACGACGCCACGCGAGAGATCAAGCGACTCGAGCTTCAAGTCGCCCGTCTCTCGCAGCGGCTGGGTGCAAACTAG
- a CDS encoding RNA polymerase sigma factor yields the protein MDREPEQIADEWLVLSAQSGSATAMEALVRRWQPRLLAHARQVTGRTDVASDVVQEAWLAIMRSLEKLRDPAAFRSWAYRIVHARAVDWVRKNKRQRDVLEDQAPDEIPAPLETQHATGDKRPALAAAIEKLAAKQRVLLRMFYLERMRVREISTALGMPVGTVKYQLFQLRQQLKSLMEGEEDV from the coding sequence GTGGATCGCGAACCGGAACAGATTGCCGACGAGTGGCTGGTGCTTTCTGCCCAAAGCGGAAGTGCCACGGCCATGGAGGCCTTGGTGCGGCGTTGGCAGCCGAGACTATTGGCCCATGCCCGGCAGGTCACCGGCCGCACCGATGTAGCGAGTGACGTGGTGCAAGAGGCGTGGCTGGCGATCATGCGTTCGCTGGAGAAGCTACGCGACCCGGCCGCGTTTCGCAGTTGGGCCTACCGGATCGTGCACGCTCGGGCAGTCGATTGGGTTCGCAAGAACAAACGCCAGCGCGATGTCCTGGAGGATCAGGCTCCCGACGAAATCCCGGCGCCGCTTGAAACGCAGCACGCTACTGGCGACAAGCGTCCGGCCCTGGCAGCGGCCATCGAAAAGTTAGCAGCCAAGCAGCGCGTGTTGCTCCGGATGTTTTATCTGGAGCGGATGCGTGTCCGCGAAATTTCCACGGCACTAGGTATGCCGGTCGGTACGGTAAAGTATCAACTGTTTCAACTTCGGCAACAGCTGAAGTCTTTAATGGAAGGAGAGGAAGATGTCTGA
- a CDS encoding DNA-methyltransferase — translation MPRKVSKAAKPSFELNTVYHGHARDVLKTFPDQVIDCVVSSPPYFQQRNYDGDDQIGQETSPEAYVQSLVEVFSEVRRTLKETGALWLVLGDKYLDGELLGLPWQVALALRADGWKLRSDVIWHKPNAMPSSVKTRPTTDHEYVFLLVKDNRYFYDADAIREPHVTFSENSKMKGGRNHFHRRGSTPEAGKNGGNNNLHDARWDQAFHPKGRNKRTVWSIPLSKFRDAHFAVFPETLVETCINATCPEDGVVLDPFLGSGTTAVVGKRLGRSYVGIDQSKKYVEMAQGRLADVKNGQLSLPGLEK, via the coding sequence ATGCCACGGAAGGTTTCGAAGGCGGCCAAGCCGAGTTTCGAGTTGAACACCGTCTATCACGGACATGCCCGTGATGTTCTGAAGACCTTTCCCGACCAGGTGATCGACTGCGTGGTGAGCAGTCCGCCGTACTTCCAGCAGCGGAACTACGACGGCGACGATCAGATTGGCCAAGAGACCTCGCCGGAAGCCTATGTGCAGAGCCTGGTCGAAGTCTTCAGCGAAGTTCGCCGCACGCTCAAAGAGACCGGTGCTCTATGGCTGGTCCTGGGCGATAAATACCTCGACGGCGAACTGTTGGGTCTACCGTGGCAAGTGGCTTTGGCCTTGCGAGCCGACGGCTGGAAGCTCCGCAGTGATGTCATCTGGCATAAGCCCAACGCGATGCCCAGCAGTGTGAAGACGCGACCGACGACCGATCACGAGTATGTCTTTCTGCTGGTGAAGGACAACAGGTACTTCTACGATGCCGACGCGATCCGCGAGCCGCATGTAACCTTCAGCGAGAACAGCAAGATGAAGGGGGGCCGCAATCATTTTCATCGACGCGGCAGCACGCCCGAAGCCGGCAAGAACGGCGGCAACAACAACCTGCATGATGCTCGCTGGGATCAGGCCTTTCATCCGAAGGGACGCAACAAACGCACGGTCTGGTCGATTCCTCTTTCTAAATTCCGCGATGCCCACTTCGCCGTTTTTCCCGAGACGCTGGTCGAGACCTGCATCAATGCAACGTGCCCGGAAGATGGAGTCGTGCTCGATCCATTCCTAGGCAGCGGCACGACGGCCGTTGTTGGGAAGCGACTAGGCCGCAGCTATGTGGGCATCGATCAATCGAAGAAGTATGTCGAGATGGCCCAGGGACGCCTGGCCGATGTGAAGAACGGGCAACTCAGTTTGCCGGGTCTTGAGAAGTAA
- the argS gene encoding arginine--tRNA ligase, which produces MNILALLRARFKPVLESLADDAGPLLEMIRPAGDPKFGDYQANFAMGLAKKLGKNPRDLATEVVAAVHVGDICETPEVAGPGFINLKLREDWIEQQLAHAKNDPRIGIKRVETPRKYVVDYSSPNVAKPMHVGHIRSTVIGDALCRTLRFVGHDVISDNHLGDWGTQFGMIIYGYKHFADKDAYKAAPVPELSRIYRVVRGLMDYFDAKKQLPELIEKLDERTAEYEAAKSAPEPADKAEAKKQKKEVGRLQSQIKELNEAIESTKAKIAKTEDSPELKKMADEHPEISTAVLQETAKLHEGDAENIALWKEFLPFCEDEIKRVYERLNVTFDHQLGESFYHDRLAAVVEDFEKQGLAKESQGATCVFLDGFKAPMIIRKRDGAFLYSTTDLATIAYRMEHWKPDAILYVVDFRQGEHFDKLFAATRLWGYEDIELKHVSFGTVMGDDGKPFKTRSGDTVGLEGLLDEAVSRAYKVVSEGDDKQPDGPQLDEAQRKQISETVGIAALKYGDLSQNRESDYKFSYEKMLALNGNTATYMQYSYARVQSIFRKGEVEIEDLRTSSAKITVEHPAERQLAMAILRFSEALDDVLLDYRPNYLTSYLFDQLAKSYSSFFENCPVLKAETEEQKNSRLLLCDLTARVIQHGLDLLGIQTVEKM; this is translated from the coding sequence ATGAACATTCTTGCTCTGCTTCGTGCCCGATTTAAGCCTGTGCTGGAGTCTTTGGCTGACGACGCGGGTCCGCTGCTGGAAATGATTCGCCCGGCCGGCGATCCCAAGTTCGGCGACTACCAGGCCAACTTCGCGATGGGCCTGGCCAAGAAGCTGGGTAAGAATCCACGCGATCTGGCCACCGAAGTGGTCGCGGCCGTGCATGTGGGCGATATCTGCGAAACTCCGGAAGTCGCCGGACCTGGCTTCATCAACTTGAAGCTGCGCGAAGATTGGATCGAGCAGCAGCTTGCGCACGCGAAGAACGATCCGCGGATTGGCATCAAGCGGGTCGAGACGCCGCGGAAGTACGTTGTCGACTATTCTTCCCCCAACGTTGCCAAGCCGATGCATGTCGGTCACATCCGGAGCACAGTGATCGGTGATGCGCTCTGCCGCACGCTGCGGTTCGTCGGGCACGACGTGATCAGCGACAACCATCTCGGCGACTGGGGAACTCAGTTCGGGATGATCATCTACGGATACAAGCACTTCGCCGACAAAGACGCCTACAAAGCAGCCCCGGTGCCGGAGCTGTCGCGAATCTACCGCGTCGTGCGAGGGCTGATGGATTACTTCGATGCGAAGAAGCAACTGCCTGAGCTGATCGAGAAGCTCGACGAGCGAACGGCCGAGTACGAAGCCGCTAAGAGTGCGCCCGAACCTGCTGATAAAGCCGAAGCAAAGAAGCAGAAGAAGGAAGTCGGTCGCTTGCAATCGCAGATCAAGGAACTGAACGAAGCGATTGAGTCGACCAAGGCCAAGATCGCCAAGACCGAGGACTCGCCTGAGCTGAAGAAGATGGCCGACGAGCATCCCGAGATCAGCACGGCCGTCCTGCAGGAAACGGCCAAGCTGCACGAAGGGGATGCCGAGAACATCGCCTTGTGGAAAGAGTTCCTGCCGTTCTGCGAAGACGAGATCAAACGGGTCTACGAGCGATTGAACGTTACGTTCGATCATCAACTGGGCGAAAGCTTCTATCACGATCGACTTGCCGCCGTGGTCGAAGACTTCGAGAAGCAGGGCCTGGCCAAAGAGTCGCAAGGAGCAACGTGTGTGTTTCTCGACGGCTTCAAAGCCCCGATGATCATCCGTAAACGGGATGGAGCGTTCCTCTACTCCACGACTGACCTGGCGACCATCGCCTACCGGATGGAACACTGGAAGCCCGATGCGATTCTATACGTGGTCGACTTCCGCCAAGGGGAACACTTCGACAAGCTGTTCGCCGCCACGCGACTATGGGGTTACGAAGACATCGAACTGAAGCACGTCAGCTTTGGTACTGTCATGGGCGACGACGGCAAGCCGTTCAAAACGCGATCGGGCGATACGGTGGGGCTGGAAGGTCTGCTGGATGAAGCGGTCAGTCGAGCCTACAAGGTCGTCAGCGAAGGGGACGATAAGCAGCCGGACGGTCCGCAATTGGATGAAGCTCAGCGAAAGCAGATTTCCGAAACAGTCGGTATTGCCGCGCTGAAGTATGGCGACCTGTCGCAGAATCGCGAGTCGGACTACAAGTTCAGCTATGAAAAGATGCTGGCTTTGAACGGGAATACGGCGACGTACATGCAGTACTCGTATGCCCGGGTACAGAGCATCTTCCGAAAGGGAGAAGTCGAGATCGAAGACCTGCGGACCAGCAGTGCGAAGATCACGGTCGAACATCCGGCCGAGCGTCAGTTGGCGATGGCCATCCTGCGGTTTTCCGAGGCATTGGACGACGTGCTGCTCGATTACCGGCCGAATTATCTGACCAGTTACCTCTTTGATCAGCTGGCCAAGTCGTACAGCAGCTTCTTCGAGAACTGCCCCGTGCTGAAAGCCGAGACGGAAGAACAAAAGAATAGCCGACTCTTGCTTTGCGATTTAACCGCCCGGGTGATACAACATGGCCTGGATCTGCTGGGTATTCAAACGGTCGAAAAGATGTAA
- the rsfS gene encoding ribosome silencing factor, producing MTDSDKPETSENSDNASFELAKAAAQVIEDNNGRDICILDMRHLTPIFDYFVIGTGGSRRQLHAMSEEIDDKLEKELGDRRMGREGYDESRWILLDYGTIVCHLFDEETREYFQLEQLWGNAKKVDLTGILRNPGE from the coding sequence GTGACTGATTCTGACAAGCCTGAAACTTCCGAAAACAGCGATAACGCCAGCTTCGAGCTCGCCAAAGCAGCCGCCCAGGTGATCGAAGACAATAACGGTCGCGATATCTGCATTCTCGATATGCGGCACCTGACGCCGATCTTCGATTACTTCGTCATCGGTACCGGTGGTAGCCGTCGACAGCTGCACGCAATGAGCGAAGAGATCGACGACAAGCTTGAAAAAGAGCTTGGCGATCGCCGCATGGGCCGCGAAGGGTACGACGAAAGCCGCTGGATTTTGTTGGACTACGGTACGATCGTGTGCCACCTGTTCGACGAAGAAACCCGCGAGTATTTCCAGCTGGAACAACTGTGGGGGAATGCCAAGAAGGTCGACCTAACCGGCATCTTGCGAAACCCTGGCGAATAA
- a CDS encoding PIN/TRAM domain-containing protein: MALIVLRIVFILVAAGVGITVIQVDAFRSALQDQPFWAFCGVLVLALAVIGIDIFVKNKRYDTISGVYFGLLVGLSLTYILGLITQVWFPADNPGAVTAHRALQLVIGMVLCYSCISLVLQTKDDFRFIIPYVEFAKEVKGPKPYVLDTSIVIDGRIADVVETGFFDNVLIMPRFVLAELQGIADSSDKLKRSRGRRGLDILNRLRNNDQVDLKIHDRETPDMEGQPVDMKLVLLAKLLEGKIVTGDYNLNKVAKLHNVEVINLNEIANALKPVFLPGEHLSVRIVKKGEEDTQGVGYLDDGTMIVVEGGREHINSQVRILVTSVLQTSAGRMIFGRYEANEGGSPGGGQKTHANTSA; the protein is encoded by the coding sequence ATGGCGCTGATTGTACTTAGAATTGTTTTTATCCTGGTGGCTGCCGGTGTCGGCATTACCGTCATCCAGGTCGATGCCTTCCGCAGTGCGCTGCAGGATCAGCCTTTTTGGGCGTTCTGTGGGGTGCTGGTTTTGGCCTTGGCGGTCATCGGCATCGATATCTTCGTCAAGAACAAGCGATACGACACCATCTCGGGCGTCTACTTCGGCCTTCTCGTGGGGCTCTCGCTGACGTACATCCTGGGGCTGATCACCCAGGTTTGGTTCCCGGCCGATAACCCCGGGGCCGTCACGGCGCACCGGGCACTGCAATTGGTGATCGGGATGGTGCTTTGCTATAGCTGTATCAGCCTGGTGCTGCAGACGAAGGACGACTTCCGCTTCATCATTCCTTACGTGGAATTCGCCAAGGAAGTGAAGGGGCCCAAGCCGTACGTGCTGGATACCAGTATCGTGATCGACGGCCGCATCGCCGACGTCGTCGAGACCGGCTTCTTCGACAATGTGCTGATCATGCCGAGGTTCGTCCTGGCCGAACTGCAGGGTATCGCCGACAGCAGCGACAAGCTGAAGCGCAGCCGCGGCCGCCGCGGGCTCGATATTCTCAACCGTCTGCGAAACAACGATCAGGTCGATCTGAAGATCCACGACCGCGAGACGCCTGACATGGAAGGCCAACCGGTCGACATGAAACTGGTCCTTTTGGCCAAGCTGCTGGAAGGGAAGATCGTCACCGGCGACTACAACCTGAACAAGGTTGCCAAGCTGCACAACGTGGAAGTGATCAACCTGAACGAGATCGCCAACGCGTTGAAGCCTGTCTTCCTGCCAGGTGAACATCTGTCGGTTCGGATTGTCAAAAAGGGTGAAGAAGACACCCAAGGCGTCGGCTACCTGGACGATGGCACGATGATTGTCGTCGAAGGTGGTCGCGAGCACATCAACAGCCAGGTCCGCATTCTGGTGACCAGCGTGCTGCAAACCAGTGCCGGACGCATGATCTTCGGACGCTACGAAGCGAACGAAGGGGGCTCGCCAGGCGGCGGTCAGAAGACCCACGCCAACACTTCGGCCTAA
- the dgt gene encoding dGTP triphosphohydrolase translates to MNYEQREERLLAPYALRSKQSRGREHQESDQPYRSPFQRDRDRIIHSSAFRRMADKTQVFMNVSDYHRTRLTHTIEVVNVARTIGRSLGLNEELIEALGYLHDLGHPPLGHTGEEVLQECMADCGGFSHNAFGLVLVKHLETRSPYYDGLNLTHEVLEGQITRVDKRQMTFLRPLLEAQTVEACDSITYDTHDADDALKLGLVNFDELMQVPLFAQAAEKAYQRYGQLEGRRLRKMVIHQLIDIQVTDVMQTAMERIAKWNPLTPEEAELCEPIVTVSDDLRTRKTQLEKFLFERVYRHPDIIEFRNRGQDQLRQMFEGYLNRPELVRGKCAEWFEVWGLPRTVGYYIATMTDSYCQREFDAHFR, encoded by the coding sequence ATGAATTATGAACAGCGCGAGGAGCGGCTTTTGGCTCCTTACGCGCTGCGAAGTAAACAGTCGCGCGGCCGCGAGCACCAGGAGTCCGACCAGCCGTATCGCTCGCCGTTTCAGCGCGACCGCGATCGGATTATCCATAGCAGCGCGTTCCGCCGGATGGCCGACAAAACCCAGGTCTTCATGAACGTCAGCGACTACCACCGCACGCGGCTGACGCACACGATCGAAGTCGTCAATGTCGCTCGCACGATCGGCCGTAGCCTGGGGCTGAATGAGGAACTTATCGAGGCTTTGGGCTATTTGCACGATCTGGGCCATCCGCCGTTGGGGCATACCGGCGAGGAAGTCTTGCAGGAGTGCATGGCCGACTGCGGAGGCTTCTCGCACAATGCGTTTGGCCTGGTGTTGGTGAAGCATCTCGAAACGCGCAGTCCTTATTACGATGGGCTCAACCTGACGCACGAAGTCCTGGAAGGGCAGATCACTCGGGTCGACAAGCGGCAAATGACCTTCCTGCGGCCACTGCTGGAAGCCCAGACGGTCGAGGCCTGCGACAGCATCACGTACGACACGCACGACGCGGACGATGCATTGAAGCTAGGGCTGGTGAATTTCGACGAGCTGATGCAGGTTCCACTTTTCGCGCAAGCGGCCGAGAAAGCCTATCAGCGGTATGGCCAGCTGGAAGGGCGTCGGTTGCGGAAGATGGTCATTCACCAGTTGATCGACATTCAGGTCACCGACGTGATGCAGACGGCTATGGAGCGGATTGCCAAGTGGAACCCGCTGACGCCGGAGGAAGCCGAGCTGTGCGAGCCGATAGTGACGGTGAGCGATGACCTGCGTACGCGGAAAACGCAACTCGAGAAGTTCCTTTTCGAGCGGGTTTATCGCCATCCCGATATCATCGAGTTTCGTAACCGTGGTCAGGACCAGCTACGGCAGATGTTCGAGGGGTATCTGAACCGCCCCGAATTGGTACGCGGGAAGTGTGCCGAATGGTTCGAGGTTTGGGGGCTACCTCGCACCGTAGGGTATTACATTGCCACCATGACCGATTCTTACTGCCAGCGGGAGTTTGACGCCCATTTTCGCTAG